In Salinigranum marinum, one DNA window encodes the following:
- a CDS encoding helix-turn-helix domain-containing protein, whose protein sequence is MDPDRTLAALGNDYNPDILRSAHQPHSAQEFSDLLDIPIATCYRRIEELSEAGLLTLHDRVLSDEHRRTNVYRREVDEINVRFEDDDLVLNVTERPEVKNKLDDVWRRIAQDN, encoded by the coding sequence ATGGACCCAGACAGGACACTCGCGGCCCTCGGAAACGATTACAACCCAGATATCCTCCGCTCTGCGCACCAGCCCCACTCGGCACAGGAGTTCAGCGACCTGCTCGACATCCCCATCGCGACCTGTTACCGACGCATCGAGGAACTGTCCGAGGCCGGGCTGTTGACGCTCCACGATCGGGTTCTCTCCGACGAACACCGTCGGACCAACGTCTACCGGCGTGAGGTCGACGAGATCAACGTCCGGTTCGAGGACGACGACCTCGTTCTCAACGTCACCGAACGGCCGGAAGTGAAGAACAAACTCGACGACGTCTGGCGTCGAATCGCCCAAGACAACTGA
- a CDS encoding DUF7500 family protein, with translation MAPRGPNDEEGVVEPDDLDITKNEEVHELRDGQYVIATENAGADDRDLAELRADLREASTPEPDPRSALVEHLESVSAANGFVIAGRFDDEVAVHESTSDDPGAVFRELLTWYAANVDDDTPAPEVLGILCLAARLPVRYPARTVADVLAAHDLSPDDSIRELIDIVRDEGLVIPPDADE, from the coding sequence ATGGCACCGCGCGGGCCGAACGACGAGGAGGGGGTGGTCGAGCCCGACGACCTCGACATCACGAAGAACGAGGAGGTTCACGAGCTGCGTGACGGACAGTACGTCATCGCCACGGAGAACGCGGGGGCCGACGACCGCGACCTGGCGGAGCTTCGAGCGGACCTCCGCGAGGCATCAACACCCGAGCCCGATCCGCGGTCGGCGCTGGTCGAGCACCTGGAGTCGGTCTCGGCGGCCAACGGCTTCGTCATCGCGGGACGGTTCGACGACGAAGTCGCAGTGCACGAGAGCACCTCGGACGATCCCGGGGCGGTCTTTCGCGAGTTACTCACGTGGTACGCGGCGAACGTCGACGACGACACGCCCGCCCCGGAGGTTCTCGGCATCCTCTGTCTCGCCGCCCGCCTCCCGGTGCGGTATCCGGCACGGACGGTGGCCGACGTGCTCGCGGCGCACGACCTCTCGCCCGACGACTCGATCCGGGAGCTGATCGATATCGTTCGCGACGAGGGGCTCGTCATCCCGCCCGACGCCGACGAGTAG
- the cheY gene encoding chemotaxis protein CheY, producing the protein MANTVLVVDDSAFMRNPLKQLLDGEHDVIGEAENGVEAVELYRELNPDVVTMDVVMPIRNGIEATTEIKEIDPGSSVIMCTSVGQEEKMREAVEAGADGYITKPFQKPNVLQAIDDVAKAKV; encoded by the coding sequence ATGGCGAACACAGTGCTGGTGGTCGACGACTCCGCGTTCATGCGGAACCCCCTGAAGCAGCTCCTCGATGGCGAACACGACGTGATCGGAGAGGCCGAAAACGGCGTCGAGGCCGTCGAACTGTACCGTGAACTGAACCCCGACGTGGTGACGATGGACGTCGTGATGCCGATCAGGAACGGGATCGAGGCGACGACGGAGATCAAGGAGATCGACCCGGGGTCGTCGGTTATCATGTGTACGAGCGTCGGCCAGGAGGAGAAGATGCGCGAGGCCGTCGAGGCCGGCGCCGACGGCTACATCACCAAGCCGTTCCAGAAACCCAACGTCCTGCAGGCGATCGACGACGTGGCGAAGGCGAAGGTATGA